The following is a genomic window from Gemmatimonadaceae bacterium.
CTGCTCGTCAAACGCCCGCGCGATGATGGTGGTGCTCGATATCGCGACGATCGCACCCGTAAAAATGCTTTCGAGCGACGTCCACCCGAACAGCTGGCCGGCGAGGTAGCCCAGGCCCACCATGATGCTCGTTTCGAGCAATGCCGCGAGCCCGGACGTGGCGGCGATCTGGCCCACACGTTTGAGACGGAACTCGAGGCCAAGCGAGAACATAAGAAGAATCACGCCCAGCTCGGAAAGCGTCCGCACCATCTCCTCGTCGGCGGATAGCGGGATCGGAGTGTACGGACCCACTATCATGCCTGCGATCAGATAACCGAATATCACGGGCAGCTTCAGTCGCTGGAACACGACAGTCGTTATCGCAGCCGTGCAGAGCACGAGCGCAAGATTCTGGAGAAATGCGTGGCTGTCCTGCATTGCAGGCATGATACGATACGCGAAGCATGCCCACTAGGCGGAAAGTGCGCGTCATGTTACCCGTTACCCGTTACCCGTCGGTGCTCGCCCTGCGATGCAGACTATTGCCAGAGATTACAAAAAACCCTGCCAGAGGCAGGGTTTCGTGTTCAGCAAGCTGAATCGACCCTCAGCTTCCGATCATCGGGTTATTCAGTCGTTCGGCGAGCGGCAGCGGCAGGCAGATCTGCGTGCCGTAGGTACCGCCGAAGTGATACGCTGCTCCGACAGCCGGCTGCAACGCAATGTTGAACCGCAGAATATCCCCGAGGTGATGGCTCTCGGCAAATAACTCGCGCCGCCGTTGATCGATCAGCTCCGCGAGATACTGCGCCTGCGTCGAGCCACTGAAGACGCTCTGGCCACCCCTTGCCCGCGACGCATTGAGAATTGGAAGCGCTGTCGCAAGACTGCCGGCGCGAATATCCGCCTCAGCAATGATGAGCTGCGCTTCCTCGAACGTCGCAAGCGGGAACGGAGTGCCGGTCGTCGGATATTTCAACTGATAAAAATGCGGCACCCCCGTCGCGCTCGTGCGGGATCTTGCCATCACCGGAACCCTCAAGTCTCCCATACTGCGGTAAGGCTCGCCAACTGAAAACTCGGTGTTGGTAAAGGTATTCAACCCGGCGATCAGGTTCTGACGCCGGCCGCTCGCGTCGGAGGCGGTCACTGTGCGAAGAAATCCTGCAGGCACCTGACCCGCATCTGCCTTGGCCCCCGCGTAGTTCGCCAGGTTCAGCCTCGCCCTTGCGCGGCCAAGAAACGCCATCGTCCGAATACTGGTGTTGGTGGTGCTGGCAGGAGCAGAGGCAGTCGCAGCAATCGCTTCGTCGAATCTCGCCACGGCCAGCTTGAACACACTGTCGCGCTGAATTTCGCCGCCGTAGTTGATGCTGCGATCGGGATTGATGGTGGATATGGCGCTGGTGCAGAAGCCTTCGCCGAGCAGGATATACGAGTACCCCGCGTACGCTGCCGCAATGGCAATCAGCGCCGTGCGGTTGGGGGCG
Proteins encoded in this region:
- a CDS encoding RagB/SusD family nutrient uptake outer membrane protein — protein: MPTQPSTRELINMRAGFSDARAVRWTAAVVTIIALGACDTLRNPLDVEPASRIPAGEIETSGNAQILVDGAVADFECAFNSYTAIGGLIGEEFVYAEQTAARAPYDRRTTTPSDAIYSVSSCGALGVYTPLQTARGSAENVLTRLKGWTDAEVAAGAGAPNRTALIAIAAAYAGYSYILLGEGFCTSAISTINPDRSINYGGEIQRDSVFKLAVARFDEAIAATASAPASTTNTSIRTMAFLGRARARLNLANYAGAKADAGQVPAGFLRTVTASDASGRRQNLIAGLNTFTNTEFSVGEPYRSMGDLRVPVMARSRTSATGVPHFYQLKYPTTGTPFPLATFEEAQLIIAEADIRAGSLATALPILNASRARGGQSVFSGSTQAQYLAELIDQRRRELFAESHHLGDILRFNIALQPAVGAAYHFGGTYGTQICLPLPLAERLNNPMIGS